One region of Mucilaginibacter sp. 14171R-50 genomic DNA includes:
- the guaA gene encoding glutamine-hydrolyzing GMP synthase — protein sequence MQEKILILDFGSQFTQLIARRVRELNIYCEIHPFNKVPEVDQSVKGIILSGSPYSVRQEDAPHFEFIRHHKTLPILGVCYGAQYIAHFHGGEVLASSTREYGRANLDFVKQDNPLFKDVPTGSQVWMSHADTIARIAGDFEIIASTDSVKVAAYQITGTQTYGIQFHPEVTHSIDGKQLLQNFLVDICHCSQDWTPDSFIETTIAELKAKLGDDKVVLGLSGGVDSSVAAVLLHQAIGANLHCIFVDNGLLRKDEYQSVLDSYQHMGLNIKGIDAKQRFYDALAGVSDPEKKRKAIGRVFIEVFDDAAHEVQGVSWLGQGTIYPDVIESVSVKGPSATIKSHHNVGGLPDFMKLKVVEPLNTLFKDEVRRVGKALGIDPNILGRHPFPGPGLAIRILGDITPEKVDILQQADAIYINNLRSAGVYDKVWQAGAIYLPVQSVGVMGDERTYENVICLRAVESLDGMTADWCHLPYDLLAKISNEIINNVKGINRVVYDISSKPPATIEWE from the coding sequence ATGCAAGAAAAAATCCTCATTCTTGACTTTGGTTCGCAATTTACCCAGCTTATCGCGCGCCGTGTCAGGGAGCTCAATATCTACTGTGAGATCCATCCCTTTAACAAAGTTCCTGAAGTTGACCAAAGCGTAAAAGGTATCATCCTTTCGGGTAGTCCGTATTCGGTGCGCCAGGAAGATGCACCGCATTTTGAGTTTATCAGGCACCACAAAACGCTCCCTATTTTGGGGGTTTGCTACGGGGCGCAGTATATCGCACATTTCCATGGCGGCGAAGTGCTGGCATCAAGTACACGCGAGTATGGCCGCGCCAACCTGGATTTTGTAAAGCAGGATAATCCCTTGTTTAAAGATGTTCCGACAGGTTCGCAGGTCTGGATGTCGCATGCAGATACCATTGCCCGCATAGCCGGTGATTTTGAGATCATTGCAAGTACCGATAGCGTAAAAGTAGCCGCCTACCAAATAACCGGCACACAAACCTACGGCATACAGTTCCACCCCGAGGTTACGCATAGCATAGATGGCAAGCAATTGCTGCAAAACTTTTTAGTTGATATTTGCCATTGCAGCCAGGACTGGACACCCGACTCTTTCATTGAAACTACCATTGCCGAATTGAAGGCTAAACTGGGCGATGATAAGGTGGTTTTAGGCTTATCTGGGGGCGTGGATTCATCTGTGGCGGCGGTATTGCTGCACCAGGCTATTGGCGCTAACCTGCATTGTATATTTGTTGATAACGGCCTGTTGCGTAAGGACGAGTACCAGTCGGTGCTTGATTCATACCAGCACATGGGCTTGAATATAAAGGGGATAGACGCCAAACAGCGCTTTTACGATGCGCTTGCAGGCGTAAGCGACCCGGAAAAGAAACGCAAGGCCATTGGCCGGGTTTTCATTGAAGTGTTTGATGATGCAGCACACGAGGTTCAAGGTGTAAGCTGGCTTGGCCAGGGCACTATTTATCCCGATGTTATCGAATCTGTTTCGGTGAAGGGTCCGTCGGCTACCATCAAATCTCACCATAACGTTGGCGGTTTGCCCGATTTTATGAAGCTGAAGGTAGTTGAACCGCTTAACACTTTATTTAAAGATGAAGTGCGCCGTGTAGGTAAGGCCCTGGGCATAGATCCTAATATTTTAGGCCGCCACCCTTTCCCCGGCCCGGGCCTGGCTATCAGGATATTAGGCGACATTACGCCTGAAAAAGTTGACATATTACAACAGGCTGATGCGATTTATATCAACAATTTGCGCTCTGCCGGTGTTTATGATAAAGTTTGGCAGGCAGGCGCTATTTACTTACCCGTACAATCGGTAGGTGTTATGGGCGATGAGCGCACTTACGAGAACGTGATTTGCCTGCGCGCGGTAGAATCATTAGACGGGATGACGGCAGATTGGTGCCACCTGCCTTATGACCTGCTTGCAAAGATCTCAAATGAGATCATCAACAACGTAAAAGGAATTAACCGGGTAGTATATGACATCAGTTCGAAACCACCGGCTACAATTGAGTGGGAATAA
- a CDS encoding MFS transporter, whose protein sequence is MKANRIIWVLVVIAIINSMGFGIIIPLLYPYGKKFGITEHTIGLLTAAFSVAQFFATPVLGSLSDKWGRKPLLVFSLIGTAASFVLFGLANSIFMLFAARILDGLTGGNISVAQAMISDISTPKERAKNFGILGSAFGFGFVIGPAIGGLLSKFGLKVPFFFAAGIAIIGVLLTLFLLKETNQKKGSKAKQKHSFSFISLYTVLKKPVIGTAIFTGFLLTMAQFTMLIGFQTFSVDQLKLNPTQIGLFYGGFGVSGILMQMLVPAVKKVIPSQAVILLLSTICCLGMMILAGFATALLLFAIAIGIYGLFNGLRNPMLNAIIADHNDDSERGEVMGINQSYASIGQTLGPVTAGLVTAISVHSIFFLSSLYILIALLFSIRLISKEKTS, encoded by the coding sequence ATGAAAGCCAACCGTATAATTTGGGTACTTGTAGTTATTGCTATTATCAACTCTATGGGGTTTGGTATTATTATACCGTTGCTGTACCCTTACGGAAAAAAGTTTGGCATAACAGAGCATACCATCGGCCTGCTTACGGCGGCATTTTCAGTAGCGCAGTTTTTTGCCACCCCCGTACTAGGCTCGCTGTCAGATAAGTGGGGGCGCAAGCCTTTGCTGGTTTTCAGCCTTATTGGTACTGCTGCGTCATTTGTTTTGTTTGGATTGGCCAACAGCATTTTTATGCTTTTTGCCGCCCGCATACTGGATGGCTTAACCGGCGGTAACATTTCGGTAGCACAGGCTATGATATCAGACATTTCGACGCCAAAAGAGCGGGCCAAAAACTTTGGGATACTGGGCTCGGCATTTGGGTTCGGCTTTGTAATAGGCCCGGCCATTGGCGGCCTGCTTAGCAAGTTCGGGTTAAAGGTCCCGTTCTTTTTTGCGGCGGGTATTGCCATTATCGGCGTTTTGCTCACGCTGTTCTTACTAAAGGAAACCAATCAGAAAAAAGGGAGTAAAGCAAAGCAAAAACATAGCTTTAGCTTTATATCGCTTTATACGGTATTAAAAAAGCCGGTTATCGGCACGGCTATATTTACCGGGTTTTTACTCACCATGGCGCAGTTTACCATGCTTATAGGTTTCCAAACCTTTAGCGTTGACCAACTTAAACTTAACCCTACCCAAATAGGCCTTTTTTACGGCGGTTTTGGAGTAAGCGGTATACTGATGCAAATGCTGGTTCCGGCGGTAAAAAAAGTAATACCATCGCAGGCGGTGATACTTTTGCTATCAACTATTTGCTGCCTGGGCATGATGATTTTGGCGGGGTTTGCCACAGCGCTGTTGCTGTTTGCCATAGCAATTGGTATTTATGGGTTGTTTAACGGCTTGCGCAACCCTATGTTAAACGCCATTATAGCCGACCACAACGACGATAGCGAGCGCGGCGAGGTAATGGGTATCAATCAGTCGTACGCCTCGATAGGGCAAACGCTGGGGCCGGTAACGGCAGGGCTGGTTACAGCAATTTCTGTACATAGTATATTCTTTTTATCATCTTTATATATTTTAATTGCACTTTTGTTTAGTATTCGTTTAATTTCAAAAGAAAAAACAAGCTAA
- a CDS encoding ABC transporter substrate-binding protein codes for MGACSPKVRTVPTPVVKTKTEKNPKKSEKIEEKPVKIPEIKTAVISLILPLGLDHAAAGQKYTSAGLKSANMSVEYYQGFKLALDSITATGANFRLQVFDSKADAAQAHSLGLNPQVKASDLIVGPVFPDDIKSFTSALTGWRKPIVSPLSPAWPATYKNEKLVTITPPLVYHATGAATYIAKEIKPKKVFILTSGFSEEKQYTSPFKRTIDSLGKRKIQVVTITVSRGNLAPIMAQLSPDKENIFVVPSTKQAFLTVTLRALSNLSKSYPVVVFGHPNWDKFAFLKAALLQSLNTHITSTDKIDYKGAETNNFLRNYRRVYHAEPTEFAIKGFDHGMYFGKLLADGEDMNKPDLDDFTGIHNSFHFVKKPGLGWINTHVDILKYEDFELKKVQ; via the coding sequence ATGGGTGCGTGTTCGCCCAAAGTGCGTACTGTACCTACACCGGTAGTAAAAACAAAAACTGAAAAAAATCCGAAAAAATCAGAGAAAATTGAAGAAAAACCGGTGAAAATACCGGAGATAAAAACCGCTGTCATATCACTGATACTTCCCCTGGGATTGGACCATGCTGCGGCCGGTCAGAAGTATACTTCTGCAGGTTTAAAATCGGCTAACATGTCGGTTGAATACTACCAAGGTTTCAAGCTGGCGCTTGATTCGATAACCGCTACAGGGGCCAACTTCAGGCTGCAGGTGTTCGACAGCAAGGCAGATGCCGCGCAGGCGCATAGCCTGGGCTTAAACCCGCAGGTTAAGGCAAGCGACCTGATCGTTGGCCCGGTTTTCCCTGATGATATCAAAAGCTTTACTTCGGCATTAACTGGCTGGCGCAAGCCCATCGTATCGCCGCTATCACCCGCATGGCCGGCCACATACAAAAACGAAAAGTTGGTTACCATTACGCCGCCATTGGTTTACCATGCAACAGGCGCGGCTACGTATATAGCCAAAGAGATCAAACCCAAAAAAGTATTTATACTCACCTCGGGCTTTAGCGAAGAAAAGCAATACACCTCGCCTTTTAAGCGCACTATTGACAGCCTGGGCAAACGGAAGATCCAGGTAGTTACCATCACGGTTTCGCGTGGCAATTTAGCGCCGATAATGGCTCAGCTATCGCCGGATAAGGAAAATATATTTGTGGTGCCCTCTACCAAACAGGCTTTTTTAACGGTAACGCTTAGGGCGTTGAGCAACCTTTCAAAAAGTTATCCCGTGGTGGTATTTGGCCACCCAAATTGGGATAAATTCGCGTTTTTAAAGGCCGCGCTTTTACAAAGCCTGAACACCCACATCACCTCTACCGATAAAATAGATTATAAAGGCGCTGAAACAAATAACTTTTTACGAAACTACCGCAGAGTTTACCACGCTGAACCTACCGAATTTGCCATAAAAGGCTTTGACCACGGCATGTATTTTGGCAAGCTTTTAGCCGATGGCGAAGACATGAACAAGCCCGATCTGGATGATTTTACCGGCATACACAACAGCTTTCATTTTGTAAAAAAACCCGGGCTGGGGTGGATTAATACCCACGTGGATATACTTAAATACGAAGACTTTGAGTTAAAGAAGGTACAATGA
- a CDS encoding MarC family protein — protein sequence MHPIIFKEVLSVTMILFAIIDILGAIPVIIQLRQKAGHIESEKASIAVLVLMVAFLFVGDELLAVIGLDISSFAIAGSIVIFIIALEMVLGVNFFKEEMPESVSIVPLAFPLIAGAGTMTTLLSLKSQYQTQNIIVGIVLNTIFVYLVLKNVKWLEKLFGQTGLHILRKAFGVILLAIAIKLFRSNSGL from the coding sequence ATGCATCCAATTATCTTTAAAGAGGTGTTATCTGTTACGATGATCCTTTTTGCCATTATTGATATACTTGGCGCTATCCCTGTAATTATACAACTGCGCCAAAAGGCGGGGCATATCGAATCGGAAAAGGCGAGCATTGCCGTATTGGTGCTGATGGTTGCGTTTTTATTTGTGGGCGATGAACTGCTGGCCGTGATCGGGCTGGATATCTCCTCATTCGCAATAGCGGGCTCCATCGTAATATTTATCATCGCGCTGGAGATGGTGCTGGGCGTAAACTTTTTTAAAGAGGAGATGCCCGAATCGGTATCAATCGTTCCGCTCGCGTTCCCCCTTATAGCCGGCGCCGGTACCATGACCACCCTGTTATCCCTTAAATCGCAGTACCAAACCCAGAACATCATTGTAGGCATTGTGCTGAACACCATATTTGTTTACCTGGTACTCAAAAACGTAAAATGGCTCGAAAAGCTGTTTGGCCAAACCGGCCTGCACATCCTGCGCAAAGCGTTCGGTGTGATACTATTAGCTATCGCGATAAAGCTGTTCAGGAGTAATAGCGGGTTGTAA
- a CDS encoding GNAT family N-acetyltransferase, giving the protein MITIRLATFNDIEELQQLIGLSVRGLSASYYSQPQIESAIKYVFGIDSQLIMDGTYYVAEKGNTKVGCGGWSKRNTLYGGDQHKDTEDPLLNPLKDAARIRAFFVHPNYARQGIGRKIINVCEDAAKAYGFNSFELGATLPGVPLYEAMGYTATERIDVILPDKELLGVVKMKKT; this is encoded by the coding sequence ATGATAACGATACGCTTAGCTACATTTAATGATATTGAAGAATTGCAGCAATTAATTGGCCTTTCGGTACGGGGCTTAAGTGCAAGTTATTATTCACAACCGCAAATAGAAAGCGCTATCAAATATGTTTTTGGTATCGACAGCCAATTGATAATGGATGGTACGTATTACGTGGCTGAAAAGGGCAATACAAAAGTAGGGTGCGGCGGCTGGAGCAAACGCAACACTTTATATGGAGGTGACCAGCATAAAGATACAGAAGATCCACTGCTGAACCCTTTGAAAGATGCCGCCAGGATAAGGGCATTTTTTGTACACCCCAATTATGCGCGGCAGGGTATAGGCCGTAAAATTATTAATGTGTGCGAGGATGCGGCTAAAGCTTACGGGTTCAATAGTTTTGAACTTGGCGCTACATTGCCCGGAGTGCCTCTTTATGAAGCTATGGGATACACCGCAACTGAACGAATTGATGTTATCCTGCCGGATAAAGAATTATTAGGCGTAGTGAAGATGAAGAAAACTTAA
- a CDS encoding RsmB/NOP family class I SAM-dependent RNA methyltransferase: MKATNQLKTFQRILGDYPADTPLGKFLPGFYRQNKQMGSTDRRVAGRLIYNYFRLGRALPNLPAEDRLMVAEFLCNSQSNSFLQHFKPDWAACVGFTIDDKINLIKATYPDFNLEDVFPWVPQLSAGIDKDAFLKSFFIQPDLFIRVNKGFETQVKAELTKAGITFKDEGNGCLSMPNGTRLENIFPKQHLFEVQDLSSQQTANYFKPQKWDSWWDACAASGGKSLLLHSLQPDIKLVVSDIRESILANLDERFQNAGLRKYQKKVMDLTENNEQLLYNYEFDGIILDAPCSGSGTWGRTPEMISQFDLHKTDFFKRLQQAIVTNVAKHLKPGKPLIYITCSAFKAENEDAVNFITKQLGLQLEEMKVLTGYENKADTMFVARMIAPLRAEG; encoded by the coding sequence ATGAAAGCCACTAACCAGTTAAAGACGTTTCAGCGAATATTAGGGGACTACCCTGCCGATACGCCTTTAGGTAAGTTTTTACCCGGCTTTTATCGCCAGAACAAACAAATGGGGTCTACTGACCGGCGCGTAGCAGGCAGACTTATCTATAACTATTTTCGCCTGGGCCGTGCACTCCCCAATTTGCCTGCCGAAGACCGCTTGATGGTAGCCGAGTTTCTGTGCAACAGCCAATCAAACTCGTTCCTTCAACACTTTAAACCCGATTGGGCGGCCTGTGTTGGTTTTACTATCGACGACAAAATAAACCTGATAAAAGCCACTTATCCCGATTTTAACCTTGAAGATGTGTTCCCTTGGGTACCGCAGCTTTCCGCCGGAATTGATAAAGACGCTTTCCTCAAATCTTTTTTTATACAGCCTGATCTGTTTATCCGTGTAAACAAGGGCTTTGAAACACAGGTAAAGGCCGAACTGACCAAGGCCGGAATTACCTTCAAAGATGAAGGTAACGGCTGCTTATCTATGCCTAATGGTACGAGGCTCGAAAACATCTTCCCCAAACAGCACTTGTTTGAGGTTCAGGACCTGTCGTCGCAGCAAACGGCCAATTATTTTAAGCCCCAGAAATGGGATAGCTGGTGGGATGCCTGCGCAGCATCGGGTGGTAAATCGTTGTTGCTGCATAGCCTGCAACCCGATATAAAACTGGTGGTGTCTGATATCCGCGAATCTATCCTGGCCAACCTCGATGAACGTTTTCAAAACGCGGGCCTGCGCAAGTACCAGAAAAAGGTAATGGACCTTACCGAGAACAACGAGCAACTTTTATACAACTACGAATTTGACGGCATTATACTGGATGCGCCCTGTAGCGGCTCGGGCACCTGGGGCCGCACACCCGAGATGATCAGTCAGTTCGATCTGCATAAAACCGACTTTTTTAAACGCCTGCAGCAAGCTATTGTTACCAACGTTGCCAAACACCTTAAACCCGGCAAGCCGCTTATCTACATCACCTGTTCGGCCTTTAAAGCCGAAAATGAAGACGCGGTGAACTTCATCACCAAACAACTGGGCTTGCAGCTGGAAGAAATGAAAGTATTAACCGGTTATGAAAACAAGGCCGATACCATGTTTGTGGCAAGGATGATAGCCCCCTTGCGTGCAGAAGGGTAG
- a CDS encoding DUF5686 and carboxypeptidase regulatory-like domain-containing protein produces the protein MRSPLLLIIFLFFTSAIFAQDITIRGKITDDAGNAIPFATVYVRNTTKGTSANSDGSYTLNLTPGRYDVQYRAMGYRQESRLLDLKTTQTLNITLKAEDYQIKEVTIRAGAEDPAYAIIRKAIKKRKTYLNEVHAYTTEVYIKGMQKLLAAPKKFLGFDVQKMARENGLDSNRTGIVYLSESQSRYTFMRPDKVHEEIISSKFSGSNRAFTFNRASDMQVNFYENLQNWEGLSNRPLISPIADNALSYYRYKYAGTTIENGETINKIQVIPRNEYAPCFSGYIYILEDSWRIQGLDLFITKKANINFVDTLKVSEQFFPVGGNAWMPASLKFEFTGGLFGFKLGGYFISVYKDYDINPKLDKTQFTETLRITKGVNKKDSVYWEQQRPIPLTGEEKTDYQKKAVLAAKRESKPYLDSLDKENNKVSIGKLLLGGYRHRNRYQHETYNLNSLISSVSYNTVEGLALGYGGSFTKQIDSVNNSYLRIYGKVRYGFSNKLFNASGGITMPVGSFRLSLAGGSDVIDMNNHEPITQLMNTAYTLLNRQNFEKLYQKQYAAATLSKRIYGGWQANAGAEWANRRYLSNTTNYSFFHPKGHEFTSNNPLVPYGDVPLFAENQSFKINVRTTYDFSNRYETYPTGKRYLPSKYPTIGLSFTKAVKNVFGSDADYNLLSLDISKTDIPMGFYGKTSFYVGAGKFFNAKNIYYTDYKHFSGNQVLFYQGGISSFLLLDYYRFSTGDKYLEGHLEHNFSGLIINQIPLIRKLKLQEIINVNYLSTLTLKNYTELGLGFQTNIGLRVMYGTSFNNPGGANQAIRVGASF, from the coding sequence ATGAGATCACCCCTTCTGCTCATCATATTTCTATTTTTTACATCTGCCATTTTCGCCCAGGATATTACCATCCGGGGCAAAATAACCGACGACGCCGGCAATGCCATCCCTTTTGCCACGGTGTATGTTCGCAATACTACCAAAGGCACATCGGCTAATAGCGATGGCAGCTACACCTTAAATTTAACACCCGGCCGATACGATGTGCAATACCGTGCGATGGGCTACCGGCAAGAGAGCCGACTGTTGGATCTGAAAACGACCCAAACCCTCAACATTACTTTAAAGGCCGAAGACTACCAGATAAAGGAAGTAACCATCCGCGCAGGTGCCGAGGACCCTGCATACGCCATTATACGTAAGGCTATAAAAAAACGAAAAACCTATTTGAATGAGGTACATGCTTATACCACCGAGGTTTATATAAAAGGAATGCAAAAGCTGCTGGCCGCACCAAAAAAATTCCTGGGGTTTGATGTTCAGAAAATGGCCCGCGAGAACGGCCTCGATTCTAACCGCACAGGTATAGTTTACTTGTCAGAGTCGCAATCCAGGTACACTTTTATGCGGCCCGACAAGGTACACGAAGAGATCATTTCTTCCAAATTCTCAGGCAGCAACCGGGCGTTCACTTTTAACCGCGCCTCGGATATGCAGGTAAACTTTTATGAAAACCTGCAAAACTGGGAAGGCCTTAGCAACCGCCCGCTGATATCGCCGATAGCGGATAACGCTTTATCTTACTACCGCTATAAATATGCGGGCACTACCATCGAAAACGGCGAGACCATCAACAAGATCCAGGTAATACCACGCAACGAATACGCCCCCTGCTTTAGCGGTTACATTTATATTTTAGAAGATAGCTGGCGCATTCAGGGCCTCGATCTGTTCATCACCAAAAAGGCCAACATCAATTTTGTAGATACGCTTAAGGTTAGCGAACAATTCTTCCCCGTTGGCGGCAATGCGTGGATGCCGGCCTCGCTAAAATTTGAATTTACCGGCGGCCTGTTCGGATTTAAACTTGGCGGATATTTTATTTCTGTTTATAAAGATTATGACATAAACCCGAAGCTTGATAAAACACAATTTACCGAAACATTACGGATCACAAAAGGCGTAAACAAAAAAGATTCGGTTTACTGGGAGCAGCAAAGACCTATCCCACTCACCGGCGAAGAGAAAACGGATTATCAAAAGAAAGCTGTACTGGCCGCCAAACGAGAATCGAAACCTTACCTGGACTCGCTTGATAAGGAAAACAACAAGGTTAGCATAGGCAAATTGCTGCTGGGCGGCTACCGCCACCGTAACAGGTACCAGCATGAAACTTACAACCTGAATTCCCTGATAAGTTCGGTATCCTACAATACTGTTGAAGGGCTGGCGCTTGGGTATGGCGGCTCGTTCACTAAACAGATAGACAGTGTAAACAACAGTTACCTTCGTATTTACGGTAAAGTGCGTTACGGTTTCTCTAACAAACTGTTTAATGCCAGCGGTGGTATAACCATGCCTGTCGGCTCGTTCAGGCTCAGCCTGGCCGGCGGAAGCGATGTGATAGACATGAACAACCATGAGCCTATAACGCAGTTAATGAACACCGCTTACACGTTGCTGAACCGGCAGAATTTTGAAAAGCTGTACCAAAAACAATATGCAGCGGCAACCCTGTCTAAACGTATTTACGGCGGCTGGCAGGCCAATGCCGGTGCCGAGTGGGCAAACCGCCGGTATCTTTCAAACACAACCAATTATAGTTTCTTCCATCCAAAAGGGCATGAGTTCACCTCAAACAACCCGCTTGTGCCGTATGGGGATGTACCTTTATTCGCCGAAAATCAGTCGTTTAAAATAAACGTGCGTACCACCTACGATTTTAGCAACCGGTACGAAACCTATCCTACCGGCAAACGCTATCTGCCATCAAAATATCCAACTATTGGCCTAAGCTTTACCAAAGCGGTTAAAAACGTATTTGGTTCTGATGCGGATTACAACCTGTTATCGTTAGATATTTCTAAAACAGATATCCCGATGGGCTTTTATGGCAAAACATCGTTCTATGTAGGCGCGGGTAAGTTTTTCAATGCCAAAAACATTTACTATACCGATTACAAGCATTTCAGCGGTAACCAGGTATTGTTTTACCAGGGCGGTATCAGCAGTTTTCTGCTGCTGGATTATTACCGGTTCAGTACCGGGGATAAGTACCTGGAAGGGCATTTAGAACACAATTTCAGCGGATTGATAATCAACCAGATCCCGCTTATCCGCAAGCTAAAACTGCAGGAGATCATCAATGTAAATTACCTGTCTACCCTTACCCTGAAAAATTACACCGAACTCGGCTTAGGCTTTCAAACCAATATCGGTTTAAGGGTGATGTATGGCACATCGTTTAATAACCCCGGCGGTGCTAATCAGGCAATAAGGGTTGGGGCAAGTTTTTAG
- the mgrA gene encoding L-glyceraldehyde 3-phosphate reductase yields MTYLPSKERYNKMQYRRCGKSGIKLPAVSLGLWHNFGHVDVMENFRSILHLAFDSGITHFDLANNYGPPPGSAETNFGKILKEDFSGYRDEMIISTKAGYTMWDGPYGDWGSKKYLVSSLDQSLKRMGLDYVDIFYHHRPDPETPLEETMSALDLIVRQGKALYAGISNYNAEEAEAAITILKRLGTPCLIHQPKYSMFVRDPEAGLLDILEKDGVGCIPFSPLAQGLLTNKYLHGIPEDSRAAKSTGFLQESQVTDEVIAKIKQLNTLAEQRGQTLAQMALAWLLKDDRVTSVLIGASKPAQLADSLKALDNIDFSSEELEKIEQILK; encoded by the coding sequence ATGACCTACCTACCCTCTAAAGAACGATATAACAAAATGCAATACCGCCGTTGCGGTAAAAGCGGTATAAAGCTGCCAGCCGTTTCATTAGGCCTTTGGCATAATTTCGGCCATGTAGATGTGATGGAAAACTTCCGTAGCATACTGCACCTGGCTTTTGATAGCGGCATCACCCACTTTGATCTCGCCAACAACTACGGCCCCCCTCCCGGCAGCGCCGAAACCAATTTTGGGAAGATATTAAAGGAAGATTTTAGCGGTTACCGCGATGAGATGATCATATCTACCAAGGCCGGCTATACCATGTGGGACGGCCCTTACGGCGACTGGGGCTCAAAAAAATACCTGGTATCCAGCCTGGATCAAAGCCTTAAACGCATGGGGTTGGATTATGTAGATATATTTTACCACCACCGCCCGGACCCTGAAACACCATTAGAGGAAACCATGAGTGCTTTAGACCTTATTGTTCGCCAGGGTAAGGCCTTGTATGCGGGTATTTCAAACTATAACGCCGAGGAAGCGGAAGCGGCAATTACTATACTTAAACGTTTGGGTACACCTTGCTTAATTCATCAGCCCAAATATTCCATGTTCGTGCGCGACCCCGAAGCAGGGCTGCTGGATATATTGGAAAAGGACGGCGTAGGCTGTATCCCGTTCTCGCCCCTGGCGCAGGGTTTATTAACCAATAAATACCTGCATGGCATCCCTGAAGATTCTCGCGCGGCAAAATCAACCGGTTTTTTACAGGAAAGCCAGGTTACCGACGAAGTAATAGCCAAAATAAAACAACTGAATACCTTAGCCGAACAACGCGGCCAAACGCTTGCGCAAATGGCATTAGCCTGGCTGCTGAAAGACGACAGGGTAACTTCTGTATTGATAGGCGCCAGCAAACCGGCACAACTGGCCGATTCTTTAAAAGCATTAGATAACATTGATTTTTCATCGGAGGAACTGGAAAAGATAGAGCAGATATTGAAATAA